The following coding sequences are from one Panthera leo isolate Ple1 chromosome E1, P.leo_Ple1_pat1.1, whole genome shotgun sequence window:
- the LRRC46 gene encoding leucine-rich repeat-containing protein 46 isoform X2, which yields MPGGNFAQSPEEGGVCITETLITKRNLAFPEDEDLSEKMFHTLAELQTVRLDREGITAISNLEGLQNLHSLYLQANKIQRIENLACIPSLRFLSLAGNQIRQVENLHDLPHLQFLDLSENLIETLKLDEFPQSLLILNLSGNSCTNRDGYRELVTEALPLLLDLDKQPVLERWASDEEDKDSSDEDEEFPELSGFLEELKQEMSRHKELRQQAALTEHLLRMGTKPALTDLPQLPGGALARDSSPSVTPMRRKETPPKPASLPQATSATKKPCPLVASQQSTVQAKKGARAATAPKASLAGAPSTTKMVTKRVKK from the exons ATGCCCGGAG GTAATTTTGCCCAGAGTCCAGAGGAAGGAGGCGTGTGCATCACTGAAACCCTTATCACTAAGCGGAACTTGGCCTTCCCTGAGGATGAGGATCTGTCAGAGAAGAT GTTTCACACTCTTGCTGAACTGCAGACTGTCCGCCTGGACCGAGAGGGGATTACTGCTATCAGCAACCTCGAGGGCCTCCAGAATCTTCACAGCCTCTATCTGCAAGCG AATAAGATCCAGCGAATTGAGAACCTGGCCTGCATCCCCTCCTTGCG cTTCCTGTCTCTGGCAGGAAACCAAATCAGGCAGGTGGAAAACCTCCATGACCTCCCACATCTCCAGTTTCTGGACCTTTCAGAAAACCTGATAGAAACACTGAAGCTGG ATGAATTCCCACAGAGCCTTCTCATCCTCAACCTGAGTGGAAACAGCTGCACCAACCGGGATGGGTACAG GGAGCTAGTGACAGAAGCCCTGCCGCTGCTCCTGGACCTGGACAAGCAGCCTGTGTTAGAGCGCTGGGCCTCGGACGAGGAGGATAAAGACTCAAGCGACGAGGACGAGGAGTTCCCGGAGCTGAGTG GCTTCCTCGAGGAGCTGAAGCAGGAGATGAGCAGACACAAGGAACTCAGGCAGCAGGCAGCCCTGACGGAGCACCTCCTGAGGATGGGGACAAAGCCCGCCCTCACCGACCTCCCCCAGCTGCCCGGGGGGGCCCTGGCTAGGGACAGCAGTCCTTCTGTCACTCCCATGCGGAGGAAGGAGACACCCCCCAAGCCCGCCTCCCTGCCACAAGCCACCTCTGCCACCAAGAAACcctgccctctggtggccagCCAGCAAAGCACTGTCCAGGCAAAGAAGGGGGCCCGAGCAGCCACAGCCCCCAAGGCCTCACTGGCTGGGGCCCCCAGCACAACCAAAATGGTGACCAAAAGAGTCAAGAAATGA
- the MRPL10 gene encoding 39S ribosomal protein L10, mitochondrial — protein MAAALAGKLRGGLLPQAGRLPTRQTVRCGSKAVTRHRRVMHFERQKLMALTEYIPPKPAVNPRCLPCPPSPPQEDTGLIRLLRREIDAVFRDNRMIAVCQNVALSAEDKLLMRHQLRKHKILMKIFPNQVLKPFLADSKYQNLLPLFVGHNLLLVSEEPKVKEMVRILKGVPFLPLLGGCIDDTILSRQGFINYSKLPSLALVQGELVGGLTFLMAQTHFLLQHRSLQLTALLDQYIRQQRERDAVVPASGQPDPPDPVPDS, from the exons ATGGCTGCGGCCCTGGCTGGGAAGTTGCGAGGGGGTCTCCTGCCCCAGGCGG GCCGGCTGCCCACCCGCCAGACTGTCCGCTGTGGCTCCAAGGCTGTTACCCGCCATCGTCGCGTGATGCACTTTGAGCGGCAGAAGCTGATGGCTCTCACTGAGTATATCCCCCCCAAGCCTGCTGTCAACCCACGATGCCTACCATGTCCTCCCAGCCCCCCGCAGGAG GACACAGGCCTTATCCGGCTCCTCCGTCGGGAGATAGATGCAGTTTTCCGAGACAACCGAATGATAGCTGTCTGTCAGAATGTGGCTCTGAGTGCTGAGGACAAGCTTCTCATGCGGCACCAGCTGCGGAAACACAAGATCTTGATGAAGATCTTCCCCAACCAG GTTCTGAAGCCCTTCCTAGCAGATTCCAAATACCAGAACCTGCTGCCCCTCTTTGTGGGGCACAACTTGCTGCtggtcagtgaggagcccaaagTCAAGGAGATGGTGCGCATCTTGAAGGGTGTCCCTTTCCTGCCCCTGCTAG GTGGCTGCATTGACGACACCATCCTCAGCAGGCAGGGCTTCATCAACTACTCCAAGcttcccagcctggccctggTGCAGGGGGAGCTGGTAGGAGGACTCACCTTCCTCATGGCCCAGACCCACTTCCTGCTTCAGCATCGGTCCCTGCAGCTGACTGCCCTGTTGGATCAGTACATCAGACAGCAACGTGAAAGGGACGCCGTCGTGCCGGCCAGCGGGCAGCCTGACCCTCCTGACCCTGTTCCGGACTCATAG
- the LRRC46 gene encoding leucine-rich repeat-containing protein 46 isoform X1 encodes MPGGNFAQSPEEGGVCITETLITKRNLAFPEDEDLSEKMFHTLAELQTVRLDREGITAISNLEGLQNLHSLYLQANKIQRIENLACIPSLRFLSLAGNQIRQVENLHDLPHLQFLDLSENLIETLKLDEFPQSLLILNLSGNSCTNRDGYRELVTEALPLLLDLDKQPVLERWASDEEDKDSSDEDEEFPELSGPFCTERGFLEELKQEMSRHKELRQQAALTEHLLRMGTKPALTDLPQLPGGALARDSSPSVTPMRRKETPPKPASLPQATSATKKPCPLVASQQSTVQAKKGARAATAPKASLAGAPSTTKMVTKRVKK; translated from the exons ATGCCCGGAG GTAATTTTGCCCAGAGTCCAGAGGAAGGAGGCGTGTGCATCACTGAAACCCTTATCACTAAGCGGAACTTGGCCTTCCCTGAGGATGAGGATCTGTCAGAGAAGAT GTTTCACACTCTTGCTGAACTGCAGACTGTCCGCCTGGACCGAGAGGGGATTACTGCTATCAGCAACCTCGAGGGCCTCCAGAATCTTCACAGCCTCTATCTGCAAGCG AATAAGATCCAGCGAATTGAGAACCTGGCCTGCATCCCCTCCTTGCG cTTCCTGTCTCTGGCAGGAAACCAAATCAGGCAGGTGGAAAACCTCCATGACCTCCCACATCTCCAGTTTCTGGACCTTTCAGAAAACCTGATAGAAACACTGAAGCTGG ATGAATTCCCACAGAGCCTTCTCATCCTCAACCTGAGTGGAAACAGCTGCACCAACCGGGATGGGTACAG GGAGCTAGTGACAGAAGCCCTGCCGCTGCTCCTGGACCTGGACAAGCAGCCTGTGTTAGAGCGCTGGGCCTCGGACGAGGAGGATAAAGACTCAAGCGACGAGGACGAGGAGTTCCCGGAGCTGAGTGGTCCGTTCTGCACAGAGCGAG GCTTCCTCGAGGAGCTGAAGCAGGAGATGAGCAGACACAAGGAACTCAGGCAGCAGGCAGCCCTGACGGAGCACCTCCTGAGGATGGGGACAAAGCCCGCCCTCACCGACCTCCCCCAGCTGCCCGGGGGGGCCCTGGCTAGGGACAGCAGTCCTTCTGTCACTCCCATGCGGAGGAAGGAGACACCCCCCAAGCCCGCCTCCCTGCCACAAGCCACCTCTGCCACCAAGAAACcctgccctctggtggccagCCAGCAAAGCACTGTCCAGGCAAAGAAGGGGGCCCGAGCAGCCACAGCCCCCAAGGCCTCACTGGCTGGGGCCCCCAGCACAACCAAAATGGTGACCAAAAGAGTCAAGAAATGA
- the SP6 gene encoding transcription factor Sp6, giving the protein MLTAVCGSLGSQHTDAPHASPPRLDLQPLQTYQGHTSPEAGDYPSPLQPGELQSLPLGPEVDFSQGYELPGASSRVTCEDLESDSPLAPGPFSKLLQPDMSHHYESWFRPTHPGTEDGSWWDLHPGTSWMDLPHTQGALASPGHPGALQAGLGGYVGDHQLCAPPPHPHPHHLLPAAGGQHLLGPPDGAKALEAAAPESQGLDSSLDGAARPKGSRRSVPRSSGQTVCRCPNCLEAERLGAPCGPDGGKKKHLHNCHIPGCGKAYAKTSHLKAHLRWHSGDRPFVCNWLFCGKRFTRSDELQRHLQTHTGTKKFPCAVCSRVFMRSDHLAKHMKTHEGAKEEAAGAAAGEGKASGAVEPAGGKGKREAEGGAAPSN; this is encoded by the coding sequence ATGCTAACCGCTGTCTGCGGCTCTCTGGGCAGCCAGCACACGGACGCGCCTCACGCCTCCCCGCCGCGCCTCGACCTGCAGCCTCTCCAAACATACCAGGGCCACACGAGCCCGGAGGCCGGGGACTACCCCTCCCCGCTGCAGCCTGGAGAGCTGCAGAGCCTCCCGCTGGGCCCTGAGGTGGACTTCTCACAGGGCTATGAGCTGCCGGGGGCCTCCTCTCGGGTAACCTGCGAGGACCTGGAAAGCGACAGTCCCTTGGCCCCGGGACCCTTTTCCAAGCTCCTGCAGCCGGACATGTCCCACCATTACGAATCGTGGTTCCGGCCAACTCACCCAGGCACTGAGGATGGCTCCTGGTGGGACCTTCATCCGGGCACCAGCTGGATGGACCTCCCCCACACTCAGGGCGCGCTCGCCTCGCCTGGCCACCCCGGGGCGCTTCAGGCTGGCTTGGGGGGCTACGTCGGAGACCACCAGCTTTGCGCACCGCCTCCCCACCCGCACCCGCACCACCTCCTCCCAGCCGCCGGAGGGCAGCACCTCCTGGGGCCTCCCGACGGGGCCAAGGCCTTGGAAGCGGCCGCCCCGGAGTCCCAGGGGCTGGATTCCAGTCTGGACGGAGCAGCCCGGCCCAAAGGCTCCCGGCGGTCAGTGCCCCGCAGCTCAGGCCAGACCGTGTGCCGCTGCCCCAATTGCCTGGAGGCGGAGCGACTGGGGGCTCCGTGCGGGCCCGACGGGGGCAAGAAGAAGCATTTGCACAATTGCCACATCCCGGGCTGCGGGAAAGCCTACGCCAAGACGTCGCACCTGAAGGCGCACCTGCGCTGGCACAGCGGCGACCGTCCCTTCGTGTGCAACTGGCTCTTCTGCGGCAAGCGCTTCACGCGCTCCGACGAGCTGCAGCGCCACCTCCAGACCCACACGGGCACCAAGAAGTTCCCCTGTGCCGTCTGCAGCCGCGTCTTCATGCGCAGCGACCACCTGGCCAAACACATGAAAACCCACGAGGGCGCCAAGGAGGAGGCTGCCGGGGCGGCCGCGGGCGAGGGCAAGGCCAGCGGAGCGGTGGAGCCCGCCGGGGGCAAAGGCAAGCGGGAGGCCGAGGGCGGCGCGGCTCCCTCCAACTGA
- the SCRN2 gene encoding secernin-2, producing MASWSSDTPCSCDCFVSVPPASAIPAVIFAKNSDRPRDEVQEVVFVPAGTHAPGSRLQCTYIEVEQVSRTHAVILSRPSWLWGAEMGANEHGVCIGNEAVWTKEPVGEGEALLGMDLLRLALERSSSALEALSVITDLLARYGQGGSCREDPTPFCYHNTFLLADRTEAWVLETAGRLWAAQRIQEGARNISNQLSVGTDISAEHADLRTRALAQGWWDGQSTFDFAQVFSLTQQPVRMEAAKARFRAGQQLLQQQQGGITAEVMMGILRNKESGICMDSGGFRTTASMVSILPRDPTQPCVHFLTATPDPSRSVFKPFIFGAGAAQAPQVLSPTFGARDPVRTQPRFQTQVDRRHTLYLRHQVALGLIESEQDRGQQLRQKQRDLEQEGLEAARRLLTGEQVPPPQELGGLFQAFVERESQVYA from the exons atGGCTTCGTGGAGCTCTGACACCCCGTGTTCCTGCGATTGCTTTGTTTCCGTGCCCCCGGCCTCGGCCATCCCAGCTGTGATCTTTGCCAAGAATTCCGACCGACCGCGGGACGAGGTGCAGGAGGTGGTGTTTGTACCAGCAGGCACTCATGCCCCTGGCAGCCGGCTCCAG TGCACCTACATTGAGGTGGAACAGGTGTCAAGGACTCACGCTGTAATCCTGAGCCGCCCTTCTTGGCTGTGGGGGGCTGAGATGGGCGCCAATGAGCATGGTGTCTGCATTGGCAATGAGGCAGTGTGGACCAAGGAGCCAGTTGGAGAGGGGGAAGCCCTACTAGGCATGGACCTACTCAG GCTGGCTTTGGAACGGAGCAGCTCTGCCCTGGAGGCCTTGAGTGTGATCACAGACTTGCTGGCGCGCTACGGGCAAGGGGGCAGCTGCCGGGAGGACCCCACACCGTTCTGCTACCACAACACATTCCTGCTGGCTGACCGGACTGAGGCGTGGGTGCTAGAGACGGCAGGGAGGCTGTGGGCCGCACAGAGGATCCAGG AAGGGGCCCGTAACATCTCCAACCAGTTGAGCGTAGGCACGGACATCTCGGCCGAGCACGCAGACCTTCGGACCCGTGCCCTGGCCCAGGGCTGGTGGGATGGGCAGAGCACTTTTGACTTCGCTCAGGTCTTCTCCCTGACCCAGCAGCCTGTGCGCATGGAGGCTGCCAAAGCCCGCTTCCGGGCCGGGCAACAGCTTCTGCAGCAGCAGCAAG GGGGCATCACGGCAGAGGTGATGATGGGCATCCTCAGGAACAAGGAGAGCGGCATCTGTATGGACTCTGGAGGCTTTCGCACCACGGCCAGCATGGTGTCCATCCTGCCCCGGGATCCCACACAGCCCTGCGTCCACTTCCTCACCGCTACTCCAGACCCATCCAG GTCGGTGTTCAAACCTTTCATCTTCGGGGCGGGGGCGGCCCAGGCCCCCCAGGTGCTGTCCCCCACTTTTGGAGCACGGGACCCTGTTCGGACTCAGCCCCGATTCCAGACTCAGGTGGATCGCCGGCACACCCTCTACCTCCGGCACCAGGTGGCCCTGGGGCTGATAGAGAGCGAGCAG GATCGGGGGCAGCAGCTCCGGCAGAAGCAGCGGGATCTGGAGCaggagggcctggaggctgcGCGGCGGCTGCTGACTGGGGAGCAGGTGCCACCCCCACAGGAGCTGGGCGGCCTCTTCCAGGCCTTTGTGGAAAGGGAGAGCCAGGTGTATGCCTGA